A genomic stretch from Anoplolepis gracilipes chromosome 16, ASM4749672v1, whole genome shotgun sequence includes:
- the LOC140674838 gene encoding uncharacterized protein isoform X2, translating into MMDTYYENLYIYNGLTYNIVDLLEVHKKLKNDHIFFQTYMKNNISCLEVTGSNDLSALPESEQASNSTEEDNKYSWTINRTKLLLELYKEKKNKFRDPKKKRNLWTEILREMSKNGYTNLTEDALDRKLRNLKKTFRTIKDNNRKSSTGRGRISWEYYDTFEDIFSDDRTINFRPTISSINSTAASTSPLSLSTSTESSALTSTTSVPSMNTTVTLPLRTPSPVSASVAAGHSSESESAFGFLPASESTSKTPRKKVTQKETYDLRKKLFSVENERIEILKDLKKSIDDNNKIQQERNDLLKKLIEKM; encoded by the exons ATGATGGATACCTATTatgaaaatctatatatttataatggaCTAACTTATAATATCGTGGATTTGTTGGAggtgcataaaaaattaaaaaatg accatatttttttccaaacttatatgaaaaataatataagctgTTTGGAAGTTACCGGTTCCAATGATCTTTCAGCTCTGCCAGAAAGTGAACAAGCAAGCA ATTCAACAGAAGAagacaataaatattcatggACAATAAACAGAACAAAACTATTGTTAGAactatacaaagaaaaaaaaaataagtttcgtGACcccaaaaagaaaagaaacttgTGGACTGAAATTCTAAGAGAAATGAGCAAAAATGGCTATACAAATTTGACGGAAGACGCACTAGATCGAAAATTGcgaaatctgaaaaaaactTTCAGGACAATTAAggataataatcgaaaaagtTCGACGGGACGAGGACGAATTTCATGGGAGTATTACGACACATTCgaagatatattttcagatGATCGAACAATAAACTTTAGACCAACGATTTCTTCCATTAATTCTACTGCAGCTTCTACATCTCCATTATCATTATCTACATCAACAGAGTCTTCTGCATTAACATCCACCACATCTGTGCCTTCGATGAATACTACTGTTACACTGCCTTTAAGAACACCATCTCCTGTATCGGCAAG TGTAGCAGCAGGACATTCCAGTGAATCTGAATCTGCTTTTGGATTTCTTCCGGCTTCTGAATCTACTTCAAAAACTCCACGAAAGAAAGTAACTCAAAAGGAGACATAtgatttgcgaaaaaaattgttttctgtGGAAAATGAACGAATCGAAAttctaaaagatttaaaaaaaagcatagaCGACAATAACAAAATTCAGCAAGAAAGAAacgatcttttaaaaaaattaatagaaaaaatgtaa
- the LOC140674837 gene encoding probable cytochrome P450 6a14 isoform X1, with protein MVLAEVIVTFIATLIIIYTYYKYVLLSYWRKKGVFYVEPVVPTGNIGSLITSKVSFDEFFYDLYVKYKDHRAFGIYIFFKPSLVITDPDLIRVVLTKEFKNFHNRGIFSNEKVDPLSANLFALSGKKWRNLRVKMTPTFTSGKIKQMFAILKICGKELVNSLNSVAQAGDRIEIKDWFGRYTTDIIMSIAFGVQSNCIKEGDNEFRYWGKKIFELHPFWRALSAFAPQVLNFFSIPIIDRGVTKFLTKTFRNNVEYRQTHNIVRHDFMNLLIQLMEKGYVEPEDINDIDKSPSTNINRLTFLQAAAQAFVFFAAGFETSSTTATFCLYELAQQQDLQDKLRNEIDEILKKHGELTYNAVNEMTYLHKVINETMRKYPPIPFLNRICTEEINLPTTNIHVPKGMTISIPILGLHRDPSIYPDPDKFDPERFNEDKLASRHHYAYLPFGEGPRVCIGARFGYIQTKVGLVNLLSRFKFNLDPRTTVPIISDPKSSVLAAKDGIYLTIKIRN; from the exons ATGGTACTCGCGGAAGTAATTGTTACTTTTATCGCtactttgattattatatatacttattataagtATGTGTTGCTCAGTTACTGGCGCAAAAAAGGTGTCTTTTATGTAGAGCCTGTTGTGCCAACTGGTAATATCGGATCCTTAATAACTAGCAAAGTATCATTTG aCGAGTTTTTTTACGACCtctacgtaaaatataaagatcatCGTGcttttggaatatatatatttttcaagccAAGTCTCGTAATCACCGATCCTGATCTTATTCGGGTAGTGCTGACAAAGGAATTCAAAAATTTCCATAATCGCGGTATATTTTCCAACGAGAAGGTTGATCCATTGAGCGCTAATTTGTTTGCACTGTCTGGGAAGAAGTGGCGAAATTTGCGCGTCAAAATGACACCCACCTTCACTTcgggaaaaataaaacagatgtTTGCGATTCTGAAGATATGTGGCAAAGAATTGGTGAACAGCCTTAACAGCGTGGCTCAAGCAGGAGATCGCATCGAGATAAAAGATTGGTTTGGAAG GTATACCACGGATATAATTATGTCGATAGCTTTTGGAGTCCAATctaattgtataaaagaagGCGATAATGAGTTTCGATATTGGGGAAAGAAAATCTTTGAATTGCATCCTTTTTGGCGCGCCTTATCTGCGTTTGCGCCCCAAGTACTGAATTTCTTTTCCATCCCTATAATTGACCGAGGAGTCACCAAATTTTTGACGAAAACATTTCGAAACAATGTGGAATATAGACAAACGCATAACATCGTCAGGCATGACTTTATGAATTTACTCATACAACTTATGGAAAAGGGCTATGTTGAACCCGAAGATATCAATGATATCGACAAATctc CATCCACAAACATAAATAGGCTCACATTTTTACAAGCAGCTGCGCAAGCTTTTGTCTTTTTCGCCGCTGGCTTCGAAACTTCTTCGACCACAGCAACGTTTTGTTTATACGAATTAGCTCAACAGCAGGACTTGCAAGACAAACTTCGCAATGAAATtgacgaaatattaaaaaagcatgGCGAACTGACGTACAATGCTGTAAACGAAATGACATATCTTCACAAAGTTATAAACG AAACTATGAGGAAATATCCACCTATACCTTTTTTAAATCGCATCTGTACCGAGGAAATAAATCTCCCAACAACAAATATCCACGTGCCAAAAGGGATGACAATCAGTATACCGATACTTGGATTACATCGAGATCCATCGATATATCCAGATCCCGATAAATTTGATCCTGAACGATTTAATGAAGATAAGCTAGCATCCAGACATCATTATGCTTATTTGCCATTCGGAGAAGGCCCACGAGTTTGCATCG GTGCGAGATTTGGCTACATACAAACTAAGGTTGGACTTGTAAATCTTCTATCGCGATTCAAGTTTAATCTTGACCCTCGAACTACAGTTCCGATAATTTCCGATCCAAAAAGCAGTGTACTTGCGGCCAAAGATGGTATATATCTTACTATCaagataagaaattaa
- the LOC140674763 gene encoding LOW QUALITY PROTEIN: uncharacterized protein (The sequence of the model RefSeq protein was modified relative to this genomic sequence to represent the inferred CDS: inserted 1 base in 1 codon): MIFAEIIATVLIASIIIYTYYKYVLFNYWRKKGVFYVEPVVPTGNIGSLVTNKVSVGEFFCDLYIKYKNHCAFGIYTFFKPNLIITDPDLIRVVLTKEFKHFHDRGFFCNEKVDPLTSNLFLLPGKKWRKLRVKMTPTFTSRKIKQMFAILKMCGEELVNSLESVAQTGDCIEINDWFGRFTTDIIMSTAFGVKSNCIEEGNNEFRYWGKKIFENHPFWIALNAFTPQILNFFSIPVNDRGVIKFFTKTFRDNVEYRQRHNIDKHDFMNLLIQLIEKGYVEPDDVKDIDKFSSTNINKLTLLEAVAQAFVFFAAGFETSSTTATFCLYELAQQQDLQDKLRNEIDEILKKHGELTYNAINEMTYLHKVMNETMRKYPPIPILNRICTEEINLPTTNIHVPKGMKISIPILGLHRDPSIYPDPDKFDPERFDEDKVAARHXAYLPFGEGPRICIGSRFGYVQTKVGLVSLLSRFKFKLHPRTTVPIIFDQKNILLAVRDGVYLTIEPRAHSQLRYLLVFKKRLNSACATKTCSYTYKLTMIFAEIIATVLVASIIIYTYYKYVLFNYWRKKGVFYVEPVVPTGNIGSLVTGKVSVGEFFYDFYIKYKDYRAFGIYTFFKPNLIITDPDLIRVVLTKEFKHFHDRGIFSNEKVDPLTGHLFLLSGKKWKNLRVKMTPTFTSGKLKQMFTILKTCGEELVNSLESVAQAGNRIEIKDWFGRYTTDIIMSTAFGVSSNCIKEGDNEFRYWGKKIFEKHAFWVALAQFTPQLLYFLSISLIDQGVTKFFTRTFRNNVEYRQTHNIVRHDFMNLLIQLMEKGYVESDDVKDINKSSSTNINKLTLLEAAAQAFVFFAAGFETSSTTATFCLYELAQQQDLQDKLRNEIDEILKKHGELTYNAVNEMTYLHKVMNETMRKYPPIPFLNRICTEEINLPTTNIHVPKGMTISIPILGLHRDPSIYPDPDKFDPERFDEDNVAARHPYAYLPFGEGPRICIGLRFGYVQTKVGLVSLLSRFKFKLDPRTTVPIIFDAKSIVLAAKDSIYLTIEPR, from the exons ATGATATTCGCAGAAATAATTGCTACAGTCCTCATTGCTTCcatcattatatatacttattataagtATGTGTTGTTCAATTACTGGCGCAAAAAAGGTGTTTTTTATGTAGAGCCTGTTGTGCCAACTGGTAATATCGGATCCTTAGTGACTAACAAAGTATCAGTAG GCGAGTTTTTTTGCGACctctacataaaatataaaaatcattgtgCCTTtggaatatatacatttttcaaaccAAATCTGATAATCACCGATCCTGATCTTATTCGGGTAGTGCTGACAAAGGAATTCAAACATTTTCATGATCGCGGATTTTTCTGCAACGAGAAGGTTGATCCATTGACCAGTAATTTGTTTCTATTGCCCGGAAAGAAGTGGCGGAAATTGCGCGTCAAAATGACACCCACCTTCActtcgagaaaaataaaacagatgtTTGCGATTCTGAAGATGTGCGGCGAAGAATTGGTAAACAGCCTAGAAAGCGTGGCTCAAACGGGAGATTGCATCGAGATTAATGATTGGTTTGGAAG gTTTACAACAGATATAATTATGTCAACAGCTTTTGGAGTCAAGTCCAATTGCATAGAAGAAGGCAACAATGAGTTTCGCTAttggggaaaaaaaatttttgaaaatcatcCCTTTTGGATCGCTTTAAATGCGTTCACGCCTCAGatactgaattttttttctatccctGTGAATGATCGAGGCGTcatcaaattttttacgaaaacaTTTCGGGACAATGTGGAATATAGACAAAGGCATAACATCGACAAGCatgattttatgaatttacTCATACAACTAATAGAAAAGGGCTATGTTGAGCCCGATGATGTCAAAGATATcgacaaatttt CATCCACTAACATAAATAAGCTCACTTTGTTAGAAGCGGTTGCGCAAGCTTTTGTCTTTTTCGCCGCTGGCTTCGAAACTTCTTCGACCACAGCAACGTTTTGTTTATACGAATTAGCCCAACAACAGGACTTGCAAGATAAACTTCGCAATGAAATtgacgaaatattaaaaaagcatgGCGAACTGACGTACAATGCTATAAACGAAATGACATATCTTCACAAAGTTATGAACG AAACTATGAGGAAATATCCACCTATACCTATTTTAAATCGCATCTGTACAGAGGAAATAAATCTTCCAACAACAAATATCCACGTGCCAAAAGGGATGAAAATCAGTATACCGATACTTGGATTACATCGAGATCCATCGATATATCCAGATCCGGATAAATTTGATCCTGAACGATTTGACGAAGATAAGGTAGCAGCCAGAC ATGCATATTTGCCATTTGGAGAAGGACCACGAATTTGTATCG gtTCGAGATTTGGATATGTACAAACTAAGGTTGGACTTGTGAGTCTTCTATCGCGATTCAAGTTCAAACTTCACCCTCGAACTACGGTTCCGATAATTTTcgatcaaaaaaatattttacttgcgGTCAGGGATGGTGTATATCTTACTATAGAGCCgcga gcGCACTCGCAATTACGATATCTCTTAGTATTTAAGAAACGTTTGAACAGTGCATGTGCAACCAAGACGTGTtcgtatacatata AACTTACGATGATATTCGCAGAAATAATTGCTACAGTCCTCGTTGCTTCcatcattatatatacttattataagtATGTGTTGTTCAATTACTGGCGCAAAAAAGGTGTTTTTTATGTAGAGCCTGTTGTGCCAACTGGTAATATCGGATCCTTAGTAACTGGCAAAGTATCAGTAG gaGAGTTCTTTTAcgacttttacataaaatataaagattatcgTGCCTTtggaatatatacatttttcaaaccAAATCTGATAATTACCGATCCTGATCTTATTCGGGTAGTGCTGACAAAGGAATTCAAACATTTTCATGATCGTGGAATATTCAGCAACGAGAAGGTTGATCCATTAACCGGTCACTTGTTTCTACTGTCTGGGAAGAAATGGAAGAATTTGCGCGTCAAAATGACACCTACCTTCACTTCGGGAAAATTAAAACAGATGTTTACAATTCTAAAAACGTGCGGCGAAGAATTGGTAAACAGCCTAGAAAGCGTGGCTCAAGCGGGAAATCGTATCGAGATAAAAGATTGGTTTGGAAg gTATACGACGGATATAATTATGTCAACAGCTTTTGGAGTCAGCTCCAATTGCATAAAAGAAGGCGACAATGAGTTTCGCTAttggggaaaaaaaatttttgaaaagcaTGCCTTTTGGGTCGCTTTAGCTCAGTTCACGCCTCAACTACTGTATTTCCTTTCCATTTCTTTAATTGACCAAGGAGTCACTAAATTTTTTACGCGAACATTTCGAAACAATGTGGAATATAGACAAACGCATAACATCGTCAGACATGATTTTATGAATCTGCTCATACAACTTATGGAAAAGGGCTATGTTGAATCCGATGATGTCAAAGATATCAacaaatctt CATCCACAAACATAAATAAGCTCACTTTGTTAGAAGCGGCTGCGCAAGCTTTTGTCTTTTTCGCCGCTGGCTTCGAAACTTCTTCGACCACAGCAACGTTTTGTTTATACGAATTAGCCCAACAACAGGACTTGCAAGATAAACTTCGCAATGAAATtgacgaaatattaaaaaagcatgGCGAACTGACGTACAATGCTGTAAACGAAATGACATATCTTCACAAAGTTATGAATG AAACTATGAGGAAATATCCACCTATACCTTTTTTAAATCGCATCTGTACCGAGGAAATAAATCTCCCAACAACAAATATCCACGTGCCAAAAGGGATGACAATCAGTATACCGATACTTGGATTACATCGAGATCCATCGATATATCCAGATCCGGATAAATTTGATCCTGAACGATTTGACGAAGATAACGTAGCAGCCAGACATCCTTATGCATATTTGCCATTTGGAGAAGGACCACGAATTTGTATCG
- the LOC140674837 gene encoding probable cytochrome P450 6a14 isoform X2 — translation MVLAEVIVTFIATLIIIYTYYKYVLLSYWRKKGVFYVEPVVPTGNIGSLITSKVSFVLTKEFKNFHNRGIFSNEKVDPLSANLFALSGKKWRNLRVKMTPTFTSGKIKQMFAILKICGKELVNSLNSVAQAGDRIEIKDWFGRYTTDIIMSIAFGVQSNCIKEGDNEFRYWGKKIFELHPFWRALSAFAPQVLNFFSIPIIDRGVTKFLTKTFRNNVEYRQTHNIVRHDFMNLLIQLMEKGYVEPEDINDIDKSPSTNINRLTFLQAAAQAFVFFAAGFETSSTTATFCLYELAQQQDLQDKLRNEIDEILKKHGELTYNAVNEMTYLHKVINETMRKYPPIPFLNRICTEEINLPTTNIHVPKGMTISIPILGLHRDPSIYPDPDKFDPERFNEDKLASRHHYAYLPFGEGPRVCIGARFGYIQTKVGLVNLLSRFKFNLDPRTTVPIISDPKSSVLAAKDGIYLTIKIRN, via the exons ATGGTACTCGCGGAAGTAATTGTTACTTTTATCGCtactttgattattatatatacttattataagtATGTGTTGCTCAGTTACTGGCGCAAAAAAGGTGTCTTTTATGTAGAGCCTGTTGTGCCAACTGGTAATATCGGATCCTTAATAACTAGCAAAGTATCATTTG TGCTGACAAAGGAATTCAAAAATTTCCATAATCGCGGTATATTTTCCAACGAGAAGGTTGATCCATTGAGCGCTAATTTGTTTGCACTGTCTGGGAAGAAGTGGCGAAATTTGCGCGTCAAAATGACACCCACCTTCACTTcgggaaaaataaaacagatgtTTGCGATTCTGAAGATATGTGGCAAAGAATTGGTGAACAGCCTTAACAGCGTGGCTCAAGCAGGAGATCGCATCGAGATAAAAGATTGGTTTGGAAG GTATACCACGGATATAATTATGTCGATAGCTTTTGGAGTCCAATctaattgtataaaagaagGCGATAATGAGTTTCGATATTGGGGAAAGAAAATCTTTGAATTGCATCCTTTTTGGCGCGCCTTATCTGCGTTTGCGCCCCAAGTACTGAATTTCTTTTCCATCCCTATAATTGACCGAGGAGTCACCAAATTTTTGACGAAAACATTTCGAAACAATGTGGAATATAGACAAACGCATAACATCGTCAGGCATGACTTTATGAATTTACTCATACAACTTATGGAAAAGGGCTATGTTGAACCCGAAGATATCAATGATATCGACAAATctc CATCCACAAACATAAATAGGCTCACATTTTTACAAGCAGCTGCGCAAGCTTTTGTCTTTTTCGCCGCTGGCTTCGAAACTTCTTCGACCACAGCAACGTTTTGTTTATACGAATTAGCTCAACAGCAGGACTTGCAAGACAAACTTCGCAATGAAATtgacgaaatattaaaaaagcatgGCGAACTGACGTACAATGCTGTAAACGAAATGACATATCTTCACAAAGTTATAAACG AAACTATGAGGAAATATCCACCTATACCTTTTTTAAATCGCATCTGTACCGAGGAAATAAATCTCCCAACAACAAATATCCACGTGCCAAAAGGGATGACAATCAGTATACCGATACTTGGATTACATCGAGATCCATCGATATATCCAGATCCCGATAAATTTGATCCTGAACGATTTAATGAAGATAAGCTAGCATCCAGACATCATTATGCTTATTTGCCATTCGGAGAAGGCCCACGAGTTTGCATCG GTGCGAGATTTGGCTACATACAAACTAAGGTTGGACTTGTAAATCTTCTATCGCGATTCAAGTTTAATCTTGACCCTCGAACTACAGTTCCGATAATTTCCGATCCAAAAAGCAGTGTACTTGCGGCCAAAGATGGTATATATCTTACTATCaagataagaaattaa
- the LOC140674838 gene encoding uncharacterized protein isoform X1, with translation MMDTYYENLYIYNGLTYNIVDLLEVHKKLKNDHIFFQTYMKNNISCLEVTGSNDLSALPESEQASNSTEEDNKYSWTINRTKLLLELYKEKKNKFRDPKKKRNLWTEILREMSKNGYTNLTEDALDRKLRNLKKTFRTIKDNNRKSSTGRGRISWEYYDTFEDIFSDDRTINFRPTISSINSTAASTSPLSLSTSTESSALTSTTSVPSMNTTVTLPLRTPSPVSARYVYNSTPIRTSTASALTRTLTNSSSDSFDSFIENPFDENINFPYSVAAGHSSESESAFGFLPASESTSKTPRKKVTQKETYDLRKKLFSVENERIEILKDLKKSIDDNNKIQQERNDLLKKLIEKM, from the exons ATGATGGATACCTATTatgaaaatctatatatttataatggaCTAACTTATAATATCGTGGATTTGTTGGAggtgcataaaaaattaaaaaatg accatatttttttccaaacttatatgaaaaataatataagctgTTTGGAAGTTACCGGTTCCAATGATCTTTCAGCTCTGCCAGAAAGTGAACAAGCAAGCA ATTCAACAGAAGAagacaataaatattcatggACAATAAACAGAACAAAACTATTGTTAGAactatacaaagaaaaaaaaaataagtttcgtGACcccaaaaagaaaagaaacttgTGGACTGAAATTCTAAGAGAAATGAGCAAAAATGGCTATACAAATTTGACGGAAGACGCACTAGATCGAAAATTGcgaaatctgaaaaaaactTTCAGGACAATTAAggataataatcgaaaaagtTCGACGGGACGAGGACGAATTTCATGGGAGTATTACGACACATTCgaagatatattttcagatGATCGAACAATAAACTTTAGACCAACGATTTCTTCCATTAATTCTACTGCAGCTTCTACATCTCCATTATCATTATCTACATCAACAGAGTCTTCTGCATTAACATCCACCACATCTGTGCCTTCGATGAATACTACTGTTACACTGCCTTTAAGAACACCATCTCCTGTATCGGCAAGGTATGTGTATAATTCAACACCGATAAGGACATCCACGGCTTCAGCACTGACGAGGACTTTGACAAATTCTTCATCAGATTCTTTCGATTCGTTTATTGAGAATCCATTCGacgaaaatattaactttccTTACAGTGTAGCAGCAGGACATTCCAGTGAATCTGAATCTGCTTTTGGATTTCTTCCGGCTTCTGAATCTACTTCAAAAACTCCACGAAAGAAAGTAACTCAAAAGGAGACATAtgatttgcgaaaaaaattgttttctgtGGAAAATGAACGAATCGAAAttctaaaagatttaaaaaaaagcatagaCGACAATAACAAAATTCAGCAAGAAAGAAacgatcttttaaaaaaattaatagaaaaaatgtaa